From Piliocolobus tephrosceles isolate RC106 chromosome 16, ASM277652v3, whole genome shotgun sequence, the proteins below share one genomic window:
- the LOC111521275 gene encoding olfactory receptor 1L4-like — MNSQAGEVHSTGSDYQFHKNEKNFGRLPPPSPRHSHLSVLSTAPTNLTSAPVFLLLGLEDGTDAHPLLFLLFLGIYLLNALSNLGIVVLVRCDGALRSPMYYFLGHLSLVDVCFTTVTVPGLLAGLLHPGQAISFQACFAQMYFFVALGITEGCLLAAMSYDRATAVCRPLRYGALVTPWRCAALVRASWAVAHLHALLHALLLSALSYPRTAPVRHFFCDMAVMLSVATSDTSAAETAIFSEGLAVVLAPLLVVFFSYARILVAVLRLRSAGSRRRVFSTCGAHLVAVALFFGSVLSVYFRPSSAYSARYDRLAGVVYAVITPTLNPFIYSLRNKEVKSALKRVLRWRTAPQEA, encoded by the exons ATGAACAGTCAAGCTGGAGAAGTTCATTCCACAGGAAGCGACTATCAGTTCCACAAGAACGAAAAG AATTTCGGCcggctgcctcctccctcccctcggCATTCCCACCTGTCAGTCCTCTCCACGGCTCCGACCAACCTCACATCTGCCCCCGTGTTCCTCCTCCTCGGCCTGGAGGACGGAACAGACGCCCACCCGCTGCTGTTCCTGCTGTTCCTTGGCATCTATCTGCTCAACGCCCTGAGCaacctgggcatagtggtgctGGTGAGGTGCGACGGGGCCCTCCGCTCCCCCATGTATTACTTCTTGGGTCACCTGAGCCTCGTGGACGTCTGCTTTACCACCGTCACGGTCCCCGGGCTGCTGGCCGGCCTGCTCCACCCGGGCCAGGCCATATCCTTCCAGGCGTGCTTCGCCCAGATGTACTTCTTCGTGGCTCTGGGCATCACCGAGGGCTGCCTCCTGGCGGCCATGTCCTACGACCGCGCGACGGCGGTGTGCCGGCCCCTGCGCTACGGCGCGCTGGTGACGCCATGGCGCTGCGCCGCGCTGGTGCGTGCGTCGTGGGCCGTGGCGCACCTGCACGCTCTGCTGCACGCGCTGCTGCTCTCCGCGCTTTCCTACCCGCGCACCGCCCCCGTGCGCCACTTCTTTTGCGACATGGCGGTAATGCTGAGCGTGGCGACCTCGGACACGTCCGCCGCGGAGACGGCCATCTTTTCCGAGGGCCTGGCCGTGGTGTTGGCCCCGCTGCTCGTCGTGTTCTTCTCCTACGCGCGTATCCTGGTCGCGGTGCTCCGCTTGCGCTCGGCCGGCAGCCGACGCCGCGTCTTCTCCACCTGCGGGGCCCACCTGGTGGCGGTGGCTCTTTTCTTCGGCTCCGTCCTCTCCGTGTATTTCCGGCCGTCGTCTGCCTACTCGGCCCGCTACGACCGCCTGGCTGGTGTGGTCTACGCGGTCATCACGCCGACCTTGAACCCTTTCATCTACAGCCTTCGCAACAAAGAGGTCAAGAGCGCTCTGAAGAGGGTGCTCAGATGGAGGACTGCACCCCAAGAGGCCTGA